In Vibrio lentus, a single genomic region encodes these proteins:
- a CDS encoding nucleoside phosphorylase produces the protein MAKQPHIGVDETQIAPLVIVCGEPDRANRIASMLEHAELVAENREYRILTGAYQGKAISVCSTGIGAPSMIIAVEELKFCGVTHIVRVGSAGAMQSHIGLGELIVAEGAVRDEGGSAAYVKPSYPAYASFSLLKELDGFLQEQSTPYYLGTVRSHDSFYTDDEQAICQYWNGKGILGADMETSALFTVGRLRGVNVASILNNVVLYEQDVKDGVGQYVDEEKVMMEGERLASLAALEALIAQ, from the coding sequence ATGGCAAAGCAACCTCATATTGGCGTTGATGAAACGCAAATTGCTCCGTTGGTCATTGTTTGTGGCGAGCCTGATAGAGCAAACCGTATCGCAAGTATGCTTGAGCACGCCGAGCTAGTCGCCGAAAACCGTGAATATCGAATTTTAACGGGCGCCTATCAAGGCAAAGCGATATCGGTTTGTAGTACCGGGATCGGCGCGCCTTCAATGATCATTGCGGTCGAAGAGCTTAAGTTTTGTGGTGTCACTCATATCGTAAGAGTCGGCTCTGCGGGCGCGATGCAGTCCCATATTGGACTTGGTGAGTTGATTGTTGCAGAAGGTGCAGTTCGTGATGAGGGAGGTTCTGCGGCTTACGTTAAACCGTCGTATCCCGCTTATGCAAGCTTCTCCCTGCTCAAAGAGCTAGATGGGTTCTTGCAGGAGCAATCAACACCTTACTATTTAGGAACGGTGCGCTCACACGACAGCTTTTATACCGATGACGAACAGGCGATCTGTCAGTACTGGAATGGTAAAGGCATTTTGGGGGCAGACATGGAAACATCGGCACTGTTTACGGTTGGGCGCTTGAGAGGAGTTAACGTCGCCTCCATCCTGAACAATGTGGTTTTGTACGAACAAGATGTAAAAGACGGTGTTGGACAGTATGTCGATGAAGAAAAAGTGATGATGGAAGGTGAACGACTTGCATCATTAGCGGCGTTGGAAGCGTTAATCGCTCAGTAA
- a CDS encoding Crp/Fnr family transcriptional regulator, translating into MKIEPYSSGRFKNYLEQKSSEFKALIYQHQVSSRYFDKNDEILRQGEQLQYLYVVPAGRVSMSISAANGRRFQLGEVNCDYHIFGEMEFFTQTPCQWNVVADEHMQVDVVCIQKLSEALHDKPEMMFFFASALAEDYQDSMSIYTNRLLHSITYNIAYDLLVQSHTNTVLGGFDKVNQEAERFGTSSRVYRRAVKDLLDKGFIKKGQQGLEIIDQQALQAFIDSYE; encoded by the coding sequence ATGAAGATCGAACCATACTCAAGCGGACGTTTTAAAAACTACCTAGAACAGAAAAGTTCTGAGTTTAAAGCTCTCATCTACCAACACCAAGTGAGTTCGCGTTATTTTGATAAGAATGACGAAATTTTGCGTCAAGGAGAGCAGCTTCAGTATCTCTATGTTGTACCGGCAGGGCGAGTTTCTATGAGTATCTCTGCGGCTAATGGGCGACGCTTTCAACTGGGGGAAGTGAATTGCGACTATCATATCTTTGGCGAGATGGAGTTCTTCACTCAAACGCCTTGCCAATGGAATGTCGTCGCAGATGAACACATGCAAGTTGATGTTGTTTGTATCCAGAAACTATCAGAAGCACTGCACGATAAGCCGGAGATGATGTTCTTTTTTGCCTCAGCACTGGCCGAAGATTACCAAGACTCGATGAGCATTTACACCAATCGCCTTTTACACTCGATTACCTACAACATTGCCTACGATTTGTTGGTGCAAAGCCACACCAATACCGTGTTAGGCGGCTTCGATAAAGTGAATCAAGAGGCCGAACGTTTCGGTACATCGAGCAGAGTATATCGCAGAGCAGTCAAAGACTTACTCGATAAAGGCTTCATCAAGAAAGGGCAACAAGGGTTGGAAATTATCGACCAACAAGCACTTCAAGCCTTTATTGACTCGTATGAGTGA
- a CDS encoding VirK/YbjX family protein, producing MNVVRMGIEANVHKNKGKYKAIVKFAVRALFYYSDTKKMNENFSSVERKLLFKKQPNFLSKFVTPYLCTDFSKKEKIEILSKHYDWFEDNFTTQARHQIYNERLNLLELEIDEQTYLLNLSFERNARKEGELTLSLTDSMLNKMYTISFSVFNNDIYIGGVQGGANDNGFSRTFTKAFYGLRPKSFMVETLRLMATSLGINHIYAVNETGHVSNSLRYGKKGKAISLKYNCLWEEHDGQLHDKCFYALPIQSTRKDLEPLKRQKRKLYRERYAWLDQYEQDLHNVISQHTHGTDMTPIQLAKAS from the coding sequence ATGAATGTAGTTCGCATGGGAATTGAAGCTAATGTCCATAAGAATAAAGGAAAGTACAAGGCGATAGTTAAGTTCGCTGTTCGTGCACTGTTTTATTATTCAGATACTAAAAAAATGAATGAGAACTTCAGCTCTGTCGAGAGAAAACTCTTGTTCAAAAAGCAGCCAAATTTCCTCTCTAAGTTTGTCACCCCTTACTTGTGTACTGACTTCAGTAAAAAAGAAAAAATAGAAATACTATCAAAGCATTATGATTGGTTTGAAGACAATTTCACGACACAAGCGCGCCATCAAATTTATAACGAGAGACTTAACCTTTTAGAGCTTGAGATCGACGAACAAACCTACTTGCTAAACCTAAGCTTTGAAAGAAATGCGAGAAAAGAAGGCGAACTCACCCTCTCCCTTACTGATTCCATGTTGAACAAAATGTACACCATCTCATTCTCCGTTTTTAACAATGATATCTACATTGGCGGTGTGCAAGGCGGAGCAAATGACAATGGCTTCAGTCGCACATTTACAAAGGCATTTTATGGTTTAAGACCCAAATCTTTCATGGTAGAAACCCTTCGATTAATGGCGACTAGCCTGGGAATTAATCACATTTATGCGGTCAACGAAACAGGACATGTCTCAAACTCATTACGCTATGGTAAGAAAGGGAAAGCGATAAGCCTCAAGTATAATTGCTTGTGGGAAGAGCACGACGGACAGCTACATGACAAATGTTTTTACGCTTTGCCTATCCAGTCAACAAGGAAAGACCTAGAGCCTCTTAAACGTCAGAAACGAAAACTATATCGTGAGCGCTATGCTTGGTTAGATCAGTATGAGCAAGACCTGCATAACGTAATCAGTCAGCACACCCACGGTACTGACATGACACCAATTCAACTAGCAAAAGCTAGCTGA
- a CDS encoding HU family DNA-binding protein, with the protein MNKSQLVEHIATSADISKDQAGTALNALVEGISTTLANGDDVSILGFGSFKVNARAARTGRNPRTGEEIQISASKTPTFKAGKALKEACNL; encoded by the coding sequence ATGAACAAATCTCAATTAGTTGAACACATCGCGACTTCTGCAGACATCTCAAAAGACCAAGCGGGCACAGCGCTAAATGCACTCGTTGAAGGCATTTCTACGACTCTTGCTAACGGCGATGATGTGTCTATCCTTGGATTTGGCAGTTTTAAAGTGAACGCCCGCGCAGCACGCACTGGTCGTAACCCACGAACTGGAGAAGAAATTCAAATTTCAGCGTCAAAAACGCCAACCTTTAAAGCAGGTAAAGCTTTAAAAGAGGCATGCAACCTTTAA
- a CDS encoding VC0807 family protein, with product MSNTENKKSSPLFEVVFNVFLPSFILMKFSGEEHLGTGLALLVALAFPIAYGGMELIRNKKFNFIAALGFVSVLLTGGIGFFELDTRWLALKEALIPGLIGLAVLGSTFTRYPFIQKVIFTPALLNISLIEERLRQFGNQAKFDRCLMTSNYLFASTFAFSSAMNYFLATWIVTSPAGTVAFNEELGKLTLYSYPAIAIPSLLMMLGIFYYIWRQVRDMTSLETEQIFITK from the coding sequence ATGAGTAATACAGAAAACAAAAAATCGAGCCCTCTTTTTGAAGTCGTGTTTAACGTCTTTCTTCCTTCATTCATCCTAATGAAGTTCAGTGGAGAGGAGCATCTCGGAACTGGCTTAGCATTGCTTGTCGCACTTGCCTTCCCTATTGCTTACGGTGGTATGGAACTCATCCGCAACAAGAAGTTTAACTTCATCGCGGCGCTGGGCTTTGTGAGTGTGTTATTAACGGGCGGCATTGGTTTCTTTGAACTCGATACTCGTTGGTTGGCACTCAAAGAAGCATTAATCCCAGGCTTAATTGGTTTAGCGGTACTTGGCTCTACGTTTACTCGCTACCCATTTATCCAAAAAGTTATCTTCACTCCGGCACTATTAAATATCTCTCTGATTGAAGAGCGTTTGAGACAGTTTGGCAACCAAGCTAAGTTTGATCGTTGCCTCATGACATCAAATTACCTATTCGCAAGTACGTTCGCCTTCTCTTCTGCGATGAACTACTTTCTAGCGACTTGGATTGTCACCAGCCCAGCAGGCACAGTCGCCTTCAATGAAGAACTTGGTAAGCTGACACTTTACAGCTACCCAGCAATCGCTATCCCAAGCCTTCTGATGATGTTAGGTATTTTCTACTACATCTGGCGCCAAGTGCGCGACATGACATCATTAGAAACGGAACAGATCTTCATTACTAAGTAG
- a CDS encoding NADH:flavin oxidoreductase/NADH oxidase family protein: MNSINLSKPFTLINGQVIKNRLFKSAMSEQLGDKHHNPTVGLVNLYQRWANGGIGLSMTGNVMVDRNALGEPKNVVLDEQSDLTVFRQWANTGKQNGSQIWMQLNHPGKQIPKFLCNEPVAPSAISLGRGLEKGFNTPRALSESEIHDVINKFIVSAKLAKQAGFTGVQIHGAHGYLVSQFLSERHNQRDDKWGGSLENRLRFVLEVYRGIRKEVGDDFPVGIKLNSADFMKGGFTQEESMQVVKALSEDGIDLIEISGGTYESPSMMGSKNKNEPIKASTLEREAYFMDYMVKARKLVSTPLVVTGGFRTAQAMNDALNTSATDFIGIARTMAVDPNFPNKLIENPEYGMPLNVPTTGKPSLDRIAMVGLVWYEHQMWRMAAGKNTDPRLSALGVVVKTILSAGWHAFKKRRA; encoded by the coding sequence ATGAACTCTATTAACCTCAGTAAACCTTTCACCCTAATCAATGGCCAAGTGATTAAGAATCGCCTATTTAAATCAGCGATGAGCGAACAACTTGGCGACAAACACCACAACCCGACAGTCGGTCTAGTTAACCTCTATCAACGCTGGGCGAACGGTGGGATTGGTTTGTCGATGACCGGTAACGTAATGGTTGATAGGAATGCGCTCGGCGAACCGAAAAACGTCGTTTTGGATGAGCAAAGTGATTTAACCGTTTTCCGCCAATGGGCTAACACTGGAAAACAAAACGGCTCTCAAATATGGATGCAGCTTAACCACCCAGGCAAGCAGATCCCTAAGTTCTTGTGCAATGAACCCGTCGCTCCCTCTGCGATATCATTAGGCCGTGGATTAGAGAAAGGCTTCAACACCCCAAGAGCTCTCAGTGAGAGCGAGATCCATGACGTTATTAATAAGTTTATTGTGAGCGCTAAACTCGCCAAACAAGCTGGCTTTACTGGCGTACAAATCCATGGTGCTCACGGTTACCTTGTCAGTCAATTTCTGTCGGAAAGACACAACCAACGCGACGATAAATGGGGTGGTTCATTGGAAAACAGACTTCGATTCGTACTCGAAGTCTATCGTGGTATCCGAAAAGAAGTGGGCGATGATTTCCCTGTTGGTATCAAGCTTAACAGTGCCGACTTCATGAAAGGTGGCTTCACGCAAGAAGAGTCAATGCAGGTTGTAAAAGCGTTGAGTGAAGACGGAATCGACTTAATCGAAATATCAGGCGGGACTTACGAAAGCCCGTCAATGATGGGTTCTAAGAACAAAAATGAACCGATAAAAGCAAGCACACTCGAACGTGAAGCCTACTTTATGGATTACATGGTTAAAGCGAGGAAACTGGTCAGCACGCCTCTCGTGGTCACTGGTGGCTTTCGAACCGCACAGGCAATGAATGACGCGTTAAATACATCCGCCACTGACTTTATCGGCATAGCTCGAACCATGGCGGTTGATCCTAACTTCCCAAATAAGTTAATTGAAAACCCAGAATACGGAATGCCACTAAACGTCCCTACTACAGGAAAGCCTTCATTAGATAGAATCGCGATGGTTGGATTAGTTTGGTACGAACATCAAATGTGGCGAATGGCCGCAGGAAAAAACACCGATCCTAGATTAAGTGCTCTTGGCGTCGTAGTTAAAACGATCTTAAGCGCAGGTTGGCACGCCTTCAAGAAACGCAGAGCGTAA
- a CDS encoding YceI family protein, producing the protein MKKLIPTLGLFCTLISAPSFAETGYTLDPKLSNVTFATIKKQFVVEPASIKPLSGGLTEDGQFSILLDLKTVSTGVSIRDQRLNELYFESMTFPEVKISGKVDPAMLSGDPKITTIAAEVTLHGTTKTIDFQVMVVPSEGFIMVNSTSTIIVDGADFGISTENLNKLSATVGGLAISDKVPLSFNLLFDK; encoded by the coding sequence ATGAAAAAACTAATACCTACGCTCGGTCTGTTTTGTACCCTCATTTCTGCGCCATCTTTTGCAGAAACGGGCTACACGTTAGATCCAAAGTTATCGAACGTTACATTCGCAACCATTAAGAAGCAGTTTGTTGTGGAGCCCGCGTCTATAAAACCTCTATCTGGTGGGCTTACTGAAGACGGTCAATTTTCGATATTGTTAGACTTAAAGACCGTCAGTACTGGAGTATCCATTCGTGACCAGCGACTTAATGAACTCTACTTTGAATCGATGACTTTCCCTGAAGTGAAGATCTCCGGAAAGGTTGACCCTGCGATGCTATCTGGCGACCCGAAAATTACGACCATCGCTGCCGAAGTTACCTTACACGGCACCACCAAAACCATTGACTTCCAAGTGATGGTCGTTCCGTCTGAAGGTTTTATCATGGTCAATTCAACCTCAACCATCATCGTTGATGGCGCTGATTTTGGGATATCGACGGAAAACCTAAACAAGCTTTCAGCAACCGTCGGCGGGCTAGCCATTTCCGATAAAGTTCCACTAAGCTTCAATCTACTCTTCGACAAGTAA
- a CDS encoding LysR family transcriptional regulator codes for MKTTDLNLIPVFVAIFEEKNLSRAAKRLEITQPAVSKALSRLRDVYEDTLFNRTRSGVEPTSYASALYPDMSAIINNFNATLSSANNSFDPASSVRSFSIACMHATDFFLLPELFAKIQKLSPGISLVVHPLTSSDYENDLSLGNYDLIIGLRPIGNTTLRHKTILTDQMKACCRTDHPRIERNIISKEQFYAETHVAVTRETNREHVLSNNDMMALKARKIVYNASSFFETFPLIEQTDCIALLPSFMESTCRDKFSIKIFDLPFEFSDINISMYWHPRKTVDSAHKWLRNQIYATANK; via the coding sequence ATGAAAACCACCGACCTTAATCTCATTCCCGTATTTGTCGCTATATTTGAAGAAAAAAATTTATCACGAGCAGCAAAGCGCTTAGAAATAACTCAACCTGCCGTAAGTAAAGCGCTGTCAAGATTAAGAGATGTGTACGAAGATACTTTATTCAACCGAACCCGATCGGGGGTTGAACCAACGAGTTATGCGTCGGCTCTTTACCCAGACATGTCCGCCATCATTAACAACTTCAATGCAACGTTATCGTCAGCAAACAACTCATTCGATCCTGCTAGCTCGGTTCGCTCATTTTCAATCGCCTGTATGCATGCCACTGACTTTTTTCTTTTGCCTGAATTATTTGCAAAAATTCAAAAACTCTCACCAGGTATTTCCCTAGTTGTGCACCCTCTTACATCTTCCGACTATGAAAACGATCTAAGCTTAGGCAACTATGATTTAATCATAGGTTTACGTCCCATAGGGAATACAACCTTAAGGCATAAAACAATTCTTACTGACCAAATGAAGGCATGTTGTAGAACTGACCATCCAAGAATTGAAAGAAATATTATTTCCAAAGAACAATTTTATGCCGAAACCCACGTTGCGGTTACACGAGAGACGAATAGAGAGCACGTATTGTCGAACAACGATATGATGGCGCTTAAAGCTCGAAAAATCGTTTATAACGCTTCTAGTTTTTTTGAAACATTCCCCTTAATCGAACAAACAGACTGTATTGCTCTTTTACCATCCTTCATGGAAAGTACTTGTCGGGATAAGTTCTCAATTAAAATATTTGATCTACCTTTTGAATTCAGCGACATAAACATATCGATGTATTGGCATCCACGAAAAACTGTCGACTCAGCTCACAAGTGGCTTCGCAACCAAATATATGCAACAGCAAACAAATGA
- a CDS encoding DUF1826 domain-containing protein: MNAVLTKPLATNSNQPLNISSAVSIKDQASHKACVSASEQPTVLADIYQSDINIVIWQRKFDADLTSAIDEFIASNPNFSKSVSVSPDNALEKLEFATDGTASKALLENMAELVDMFCCLFKLEEVGLRLAVLNKAMCPRFHFDQVPCRLVTTYHGVATQWLPNYAVDRSKLGRGANGQPDFASGLYTHESDIQQMVSGDVALLKGESWSGNENAGLVHRSPVTSSDETRLLLTLDFG; encoded by the coding sequence ATAAATGCCGTGTTAACCAAGCCTTTGGCAACCAATAGTAACCAGCCACTTAATATTAGTTCGGCTGTTAGTATCAAAGATCAGGCGAGTCACAAGGCATGCGTTAGTGCTTCGGAGCAGCCCACGGTACTGGCGGACATCTATCAAAGCGATATCAACATCGTGATTTGGCAGCGTAAGTTTGATGCTGACTTAACAAGTGCCATTGATGAGTTTATCGCGTCGAATCCAAACTTTAGTAAGTCTGTTAGCGTGTCACCCGACAACGCTTTAGAGAAATTAGAGTTTGCGACTGACGGAACGGCTTCTAAAGCGCTATTAGAAAACATGGCAGAGTTGGTGGATATGTTCTGTTGCTTGTTCAAGCTTGAAGAAGTAGGGCTGCGTCTCGCTGTTCTGAATAAGGCGATGTGTCCTCGTTTCCATTTTGACCAAGTACCTTGCCGCTTAGTGACGACTTATCATGGTGTCGCGACTCAATGGTTGCCAAACTATGCGGTCGACCGATCGAAGCTAGGGCGAGGAGCCAACGGACAGCCCGATTTTGCTTCAGGCTTATACACTCATGAATCTGATATTCAACAAATGGTGAGTGGTGATGTGGCGTTGCTGAAAGGAGAGAGTTGGAGTGGCAATGAAAATGCGGGTCTTGTGCACCGCTCTCCCGTTACTTCATCTGACGAGACACGATTATTGCTGACGTTAGATTTCGGCTAA
- a CDS encoding VOC family protein, which translates to MFTIDSFVLYVTDIHRSMDFYAKAFDCEPKLLSPTFAVLDFADNVKITLKQADVLTPASNIKGGGTELSMPVADKETLENLYKAWKEKGIEFEQAPEESVYGINFLAVDPDGHRIRVFA; encoded by the coding sequence ATGTTTACCATTGATTCATTTGTTCTTTATGTCACAGACATTCATCGCAGCATGGACTTTTATGCCAAAGCATTTGATTGCGAGCCAAAGCTTCTATCACCGACCTTTGCTGTTCTAGACTTTGCAGACAACGTTAAAATCACACTCAAGCAGGCTGACGTTCTAACACCAGCAAGTAACATCAAGGGTGGCGGTACTGAGCTCTCTATGCCTGTTGCTGATAAAGAGACACTGGAAAACCTCTATAAAGCATGGAAAGAGAAAGGCATTGAGTTTGAGCAAGCGCCAGAAGAATCCGTTTACGGCATCAACTTCCTTGCTGTTGATCCAGACGGACACCGTATCCGCGTCTTTGCTTAA
- a CDS encoding helix-turn-helix transcriptional regulator encodes MSRSQRLFDLLQLLRCHKYPVTADYLASELNVSTRTIYRDIMTLQAQGAEIDGEAGVGYQLKPTFTLPPMMFSMGELEALRLGAEWIAKQANGEFSESARNAIAKISAVLPANHQAKRSEDIVRVASIIEVAELSIELSDIKLAIKQQNKAEIHYTDAKAKVSSRVVWPMLIGLFEQHYVLVAWCEVRSAYRNFRLDRIAEWTILEEKYQRTRHDLIKDWQNIEGIADKVIRY; translated from the coding sequence ATGTCCCGAAGCCAACGTCTCTTTGACCTGCTCCAACTATTACGTTGCCATAAATACCCAGTTACTGCCGACTACTTGGCTAGCGAGCTCAATGTAAGTACTCGCACCATTTATCGCGATATCATGACACTGCAAGCGCAAGGTGCTGAAATTGATGGTGAAGCAGGAGTGGGTTATCAGTTGAAACCCACCTTCACTCTCCCTCCGATGATGTTTTCAATGGGAGAATTGGAAGCATTAAGGCTTGGTGCTGAATGGATAGCCAAGCAAGCCAATGGTGAATTCAGTGAATCGGCTAGAAATGCCATTGCCAAGATTTCTGCGGTGTTACCTGCCAACCATCAAGCCAAACGCAGTGAAGATATTGTGCGTGTTGCTTCAATCATCGAAGTCGCAGAGTTATCCATCGAACTGTCAGATATCAAGTTAGCGATTAAGCAACAAAACAAAGCTGAGATTCATTACACAGACGCCAAAGCCAAGGTTAGCTCTAGAGTCGTTTGGCCAATGTTGATTGGCTTATTCGAGCAGCACTATGTTTTGGTTGCTTGGTGTGAAGTACGAAGTGCGTATCGTAACTTCAGGCTCGACAGGATTGCCGAATGGACAATACTTGAGGAAAAGTACCAGCGTACGCGCCATGACTTGATCAAAGATTGGCAGAACATAGAAGGCATTGCAGATAAAGTGATTCGCTACTGA
- a CDS encoding methyl-accepting chemotaxis protein, which produces MLKKLSLKNKLAISASMAIILGGILVEALSFRASLQRLDTEVEQRLEGASASYNQYVSDWILSKERALTSLSKESKQESLVTHLKQVRDSASFDNVFLAFPDGSQKNANGVVLPPGNDDPRVWGWYTNAVANPSKVFMDNPTVAAATGANVVSLGTAMQLHGQQVVLGADVEITDILNSLEKVILPGEGYMFIATNKGTVYTHADTKLLNKNISSLGLDFSDVQKALVSGKDTSIDLNGSDYVLYARAIDGTNLITISVVNHDSLVAPLFDAVIGQVLVTLLVVIVCTILFNLLCTILFRPLNHVSQALAQIANGSGDLTQRIHVENQDEVGELAHNFNTFVSSLQQLIGHIRGQSEQLNSQSEQSAQRANRSVDELNHQQQEITMVATAVTEMACATQEIASHAEQTAKAAQDSATSTNSGHALVVDTKGSINNLANEVNEAGNVISELNKHAQEISTVLATIQGIAEQTNLLALNAAIEAARAGEQGRGFAVVADEVRVLSQRTHSSTEEIKSTIDILQRTTTQAVELMESSSKLAIHSVEDADRASHALEEINTAVALISDMATQIATAAEEQTHVTGEITQNITTIKDVTDHLVVGAQDSLTESNELKSQAAGLSDKVATFKLA; this is translated from the coding sequence ATGTTAAAGAAACTCTCGCTTAAGAATAAGCTGGCGATCTCTGCCAGTATGGCCATCATCCTGGGGGGGATTCTGGTCGAAGCACTTTCATTTCGTGCATCATTGCAACGATTGGATACTGAAGTTGAACAACGTTTGGAAGGGGCATCCGCTTCTTACAACCAATACGTGTCAGATTGGATCTTATCCAAAGAGCGTGCGCTCACTTCTCTGTCGAAAGAGTCCAAACAAGAAAGCTTGGTAACTCACCTAAAACAGGTCCGTGATTCTGCCTCTTTTGATAATGTCTTCCTGGCATTCCCTGATGGTTCACAAAAGAATGCGAATGGTGTTGTGTTGCCACCGGGCAATGATGATCCACGCGTATGGGGTTGGTACACCAACGCGGTAGCAAACCCAAGTAAAGTGTTCATGGACAACCCAACGGTTGCTGCGGCAACGGGTGCTAACGTTGTGTCGCTGGGCACCGCAATGCAATTGCATGGTCAGCAGGTTGTGTTGGGGGCGGATGTTGAAATTACCGACATTCTAAACAGTCTTGAAAAAGTGATTCTTCCGGGTGAAGGTTACATGTTCATCGCGACGAATAAGGGAACGGTTTACACGCACGCCGACACTAAGCTATTGAACAAGAATATCAGTTCACTTGGGTTGGATTTTTCTGATGTACAAAAGGCTTTGGTAAGCGGGAAAGACACTTCGATAGATTTAAACGGCAGCGACTATGTTCTGTATGCGCGTGCGATCGATGGAACAAACCTGATTACCATCAGCGTGGTTAATCATGATTCGTTGGTTGCACCGTTATTTGATGCGGTGATCGGTCAAGTGTTGGTGACACTGTTGGTTGTGATCGTATGTACCATATTGTTCAATCTTCTGTGTACGATTCTATTCCGTCCGCTTAATCATGTATCTCAAGCCTTGGCACAAATTGCCAATGGTAGCGGTGATTTAACTCAACGAATTCATGTTGAAAACCAAGATGAAGTCGGTGAGCTGGCTCATAACTTCAATACCTTTGTGAGTAGTTTACAGCAATTGATTGGCCATATTCGTGGGCAATCAGAACAGCTAAATAGCCAGTCGGAGCAAAGTGCTCAGCGTGCAAATCGTTCTGTGGATGAGCTAAACCACCAGCAACAAGAAATCACTATGGTGGCGACAGCGGTAACGGAAATGGCTTGTGCAACTCAAGAGATTGCATCGCATGCCGAACAAACCGCGAAAGCTGCACAAGACTCAGCGACAAGCACTAACAGCGGTCATGCTCTGGTTGTCGACACTAAAGGCTCAATTAATAACTTGGCCAATGAAGTGAATGAAGCGGGTAACGTGATCAGCGAACTAAACAAGCACGCTCAAGAGATCTCAACAGTATTAGCGACAATCCAAGGCATTGCAGAGCAAACCAACTTACTTGCTTTAAATGCCGCGATTGAAGCGGCTCGTGCCGGTGAACAAGGTCGTGGTTTTGCTGTGGTAGCAGATGAAGTACGTGTGCTTTCTCAGCGCACTCACTCTTCGACGGAAGAGATCAAATCAACGATTGATATTCTGCAGCGTACAACGACCCAAGCCGTTGAGTTGATGGAGAGCAGCTCTAAACTGGCAATACATTCAGTAGAAGATGCAGACAGAGCTTCGCACGCGCTTGAAGAGATCAATACTGCAGTTGCTTTGATCAGCGATATGGCGACTCAAATCGCGACTGCCGCTGAAGAGCAAACGCACGTGACGGGTGAAATTACCCAAAACATTACGACCATTAAAGATGTCACTGACCACTTAGTTGTGGGCGCGCAGGACAGCTTAACTGAGTCGAACGAACTTAAAAGCCAAGCCGCTGGTTTAAGCGACAAAGTGGCGACTTTTAAGCTTGCTTAA
- a CDS encoding ACT domain-containing protein: MTAITDLNILLKSMSPELIEGDYVFCTVDGGLADYVQLEPIATFREKEGLTLVLTEDTARQAQLDFDGVFSLITLSVHSSLEAVGLTAAFATKLGSYGISANVIAGYYHDHIFVQKDKAEAAMSALREFSEAS, encoded by the coding sequence ATGACCGCCATTACCGATTTAAACATTCTGCTAAAGTCCATGTCACCAGAGCTCATTGAAGGTGATTACGTTTTTTGTACTGTAGACGGGGGATTAGCAGATTATGTTCAACTCGAACCAATCGCGACCTTTCGTGAAAAAGAAGGCTTAACCTTGGTGCTCACTGAGGATACCGCACGCCAAGCTCAACTCGATTTCGATGGTGTATTTAGCCTGATCACTTTGTCGGTACACTCCAGTCTTGAAGCAGTTGGATTAACAGCGGCCTTTGCTACCAAGCTAGGCTCATACGGCATTAGCGCCAACGTGATTGCTGGTTATTACCATGACCATATCTTCGTTCAAAAAGACAAAGCTGAAGCCGCAATGAGTGCACTTAGAGAGTTTTCAGAAGCGAGCTAA